The Chloroflexota bacterium DNA segment CCTTGTCGGGCGTAACGGTGTCGCGCCCGGTCTGGATGTCGTAGGTGATGGCCCACGAGCGGTTGTGGTGGGCGCCCACGTCGCAGGTCATGTACGACAGCAGCATGGACGGGGCGTTGTGGGATTCGTAGCCGCTGAACTCCATGCCCTTGGCCTGGATGGCGAAGGCTTCGCTTCCCTTGTCGAAGACCTGGGATGCGTGCTTCACGCCCTCGGCCAGTGCCGCGCCGATGCCTTCCCTGTAGGCGATCTTCTTGAGCATGGCGAAGACGGCTTCCGCGTTGCCGAAGGTGAGGCGGATACCGTCGGTGTCCTTATCGGTGAGGATGCCGCGCTCGTAGCACTCCATGGCAAAGGCGATGACGTTGCCCGCCGAGATGGAGTCCAGCCCCAGGTCGTCGGCCAGGTAGTTGGCGTAGGCCACGTCTTCTATGTCGGTGAGGGCGCAGTCGCCGCCGAGGAGGGCCGTGGACTCGTATTCGGGTCCCTCCACCCGCACGCCGTACTTCTTGACGTGGGACCATTTGCCGCAGGGGCTTGGGCAGCCGAAGCAACCCTTGTCGGTGATGACGATCTTCTCGCGCATGACCTCGCCGCTGAGGTTTTCGTAGCCCTCCAGTTGGCCGCTGGAGAAGTTGCGGGTGGGGAAGGCGCCGATTTCGTTGGACCAGGTGGTTACGCCCGCCGTGCCGTAGCGCTGCCAGACTTGCAGGCTGGCGCTCTCCTTGCAGGCTTTGTACATGGCGCGGGCGGCCTTGCGGAAGGCCTGCACGTCGGCGACGGGGATGCTCTTGTTGCCGCGCACGGCGATGGCCTTGACGTTCTTGGAGCCCATGACCGCGCCGACGCCGCCGCGACCGGCCTGGCGCCCGTAGTCGTGGGTGATGCAGGCGAACTTCACGCCGTTCTCGCCGCCCGGGCCGATGGTGGCAATCTGGAACTCCTCTCCGAGGCGGTCCTTGAGAATTTTCTCGGTCTCCAGCGAGCCTTTGCCCCACA contains these protein-coding regions:
- a CDS encoding aldehyde ferredoxin oxidoreductase family protein, giving the protein GGNILRIDLTSGSVSTEPSDPRIAEKFLGGRGFGIYFLFTELPRGADPMGPENLLIISPGPLSGTLVPGAGKLDITCKSPLTGGYASANVGGLLTAEIKYAGYDSIILKGKAPKPVYIFVDNDKVEIRDASDLWGKGSLETEKILKDRLGEEFQIATIGPGGENGVKFACITHDYGRQAGRGGVGAVMGSKNVKAIAVRGNKSIPVADVQAFRKAARAMYKACKESASLQVWQRYGTAGVTTWSNEIGAFPTRNFSSGQLEGYENLSGEVMREKIVITDKGCFGCPSPCGKWSHVKKYGVRVEGPEYESTALLGGDCALTDIEDVAYANYLADDLGLDSISAGNVIAFAMECYERGILTDKDTDGIRLTFGNAEAVFAMLKKIAYREGIGAALAEGVKHASQVFDKGSEAFAIQAKGMEFSGYESHNAPSMLLSYMTCDVGAHHNRSWAITYDIQTGRDTVTPDKAERVIYLQHVRPLFDALGACRLQWVELSLDLNLYVPTIAALTGLKRSWDDLLKISERIWNLTRLFWFREVPGFGRDWDMPPARFYKEPVVSGPTKGKVMALEDVERLLDMYYEQRGWDANGWPTPQKLEELGLTEFAAAV